One part of the Nostoc sp. TCL26-01 genome encodes these proteins:
- a CDS encoding relaxase/mobilization nuclease domain-containing protein, with amino-acid sequence MIGKQTKGRGFRKLLDYLHNSENAKLIGGNMSGRNARELSKEFRLSRQLNPDAERVVYHVSLSAAKDDVISEYKWCEIGNRYMKEMGFDANQYVIFRHENTDDDHVHIAASRIRMDTGLLVDDSWDYVRSEKVLRQIEIDYDLVQVQGSRERLNRTQSTGQFRRIKREQEEYEQGKRDTPPEPSIKELIQQTIDNLSVDHPQMPTLIMRLQQAGISVRTGFTRNGKSKGISYEKDGIAFSGTQLGAAYTFPGLQKHLRIDYQPQRDDARIEQLLNNSVKQAVESEQLINKIAENKAQIPTTPKPKLNQNQAVELYQYYSGDLQSLLVIDRDKEIANRALLDNHPAPDVEEIIKASPVGWTTDEAKTLVLIATNQLALNREQKQRSPQFTPPAEDESLWPALQNYLTQKRGISDLLVQPLHLLGLGYIDQQRNVVFIKRDLNGEKSGALVWDTTRLDNRCSQKSESTQSDQGWFHIKLGGEADDKIERVFLCDSPIDALSIADMDRDAHKGMPPVRTMYMVVDDPHNLPLEVLKNISRIGLAFNKDKQGQETASAVLELLPQSKRLPPDNLTWNQDLLERRHYEQEKRRQQQRGFSR; translated from the coding sequence ATGATTGGGAAGCAGACGAAGGGTAGAGGTTTTCGCAAGTTATTAGATTATTTACATAACAGTGAAAATGCCAAACTAATTGGTGGTAACATGAGTGGCAGAAATGCCAGAGAATTATCGAAAGAATTTCGACTATCTCGACAACTAAATCCAGATGCCGAACGTGTTGTTTATCATGTCTCTCTTTCAGCAGCCAAGGATGATGTAATTTCTGAATATAAATGGTGTGAAATTGGCAATCGCTACATGAAAGAGATGGGCTTTGATGCCAATCAGTATGTCATCTTCCGCCACGAAAACACCGACGATGATCATGTCCACATTGCAGCCAGCAGAATCAGAATGGACACAGGGTTACTGGTTGATGATTCCTGGGATTATGTACGCTCTGAAAAAGTCCTACGTCAGATTGAAATTGACTATGATTTAGTGCAAGTCCAGGGCAGTAGAGAAAGATTAAATCGCACACAAAGCACAGGACAATTTCGGCGCATTAAACGAGAGCAAGAAGAATATGAGCAGGGTAAGCGCGATACCCCACCAGAACCCAGCATCAAGGAGCTAATTCAGCAGACAATTGATAACTTATCTGTTGATCATCCCCAGATGCCAACGTTAATTATGCGTTTGCAGCAAGCTGGTATTAGTGTAAGGACAGGATTTACCAGGAACGGTAAATCTAAAGGAATTTCTTATGAGAAAGATGGAATTGCTTTTAGTGGCACACAATTAGGTGCAGCCTACACATTTCCTGGTTTGCAAAAACATCTCCGAATTGACTACCAGCCACAAAGGGATGATGCACGAATTGAGCAGCTGTTAAACAATTCTGTTAAGCAAGCGGTGGAGAGCGAACAACTCATAAATAAAATCGCTGAAAATAAAGCTCAAATTCCAACCACTCCTAAACCAAAGCTAAACCAGAATCAAGCAGTCGAGTTATATCAGTATTACAGTGGCGACTTGCAAAGTTTATTAGTGATTGACCGGGACAAAGAAATTGCTAATAGGGCATTATTAGATAATCACCCAGCCCCAGATGTAGAAGAGATTATTAAAGCCAGTCCTGTTGGATGGACTACTGATGAAGCTAAAACATTAGTTCTAATTGCTACCAATCAACTGGCATTGAATAGAGAGCAAAAACAGCGTTCACCCCAGTTTACACCACCAGCAGAGGATGAAAGTCTCTGGCCTGCATTACAAAATTACCTAACTCAAAAACGCGGTATTTCCGATTTACTTGTGCAACCATTACATCTGCTGGGCTTAGGTTACATAGATCAACAGCGAAATGTTGTGTTTATCAAACGGGATTTAAACGGTGAAAAATCAGGCGCACTGGTTTGGGACACCACACGCCTTGACAATCGCTGTTCACAGAAAAGCGAAAGCACCCAATCAGATCAGGGATGGTTTCACATTAAATTGGGTGGAGAAGCAGACGATAAAATCGAGAGAGTATTTTTGTGCGACTCACCCATTGATGCACTGTCAATAGCAGATATGGATAGGGACGCACACAAGGGAATGCCGCCAGTGAGAACAATGTACATGGTGGTGGATGACCCGCATAACTTGCCTCTAGAAGTTCTCAAAAATATCAGCAGAATTGGGCTGGCATTTAATAAGGATAAGCAAGGTCAAGAAACCGCTAGTGCTGTACTAGAATTGCTGCCCCAAAGTAAGAGACTTCCGCCTGATAATTTGACTTGGAATCAGGATTTGCTAGAACGGCGGCACTACGAGCAGGAGAAACGCAGACAGCAGCAAAGAGGTTTTAGTCGGTGA
- the mobC gene encoding plasmid mobilization relaxosome protein MobC, with protein sequence MSRRKQSKRLIRNHLFSLRLSDIELDLLRIKSKDAGMSASELMRRNGLLRPLPKRLSKISLQTYWELGQIGNNLNQLVKATNTAIKMGRTPPANPELLQELLSVLHQCRRDIAQVDTEEDNDWEEEEEEDDDWEADEG encoded by the coding sequence ATGTCTCGTCGCAAGCAGTCAAAAAGACTCATAAGAAACCACCTCTTTTCACTAAGGTTGAGTGACATTGAATTGGATCTGCTGCGGATAAAATCAAAGGATGCGGGAATGTCAGCGAGTGAGTTGATGAGGCGTAATGGATTGTTGCGACCACTGCCCAAACGACTAAGCAAAATTAGCCTACAAACATATTGGGAATTAGGACAAATCGGCAATAACTTAAACCAACTTGTCAAAGCCACAAACACAGCGATAAAAATGGGGCGTACTCCCCCAGCCAACCCAGAACTGTTACAAGAACTTTTGTCAGTGTTGCATCAGTGCAGACGAGACATTGCTCAAGTAGACACGGAAGAAGACAACGACTGGGAAGAAGAAGAGGAGGAAGACGATGATTGGGAAGCAGACGAAGGGTAG